The window TTGTTTTTCATCTGTATATCCTAAAATGAATTTTTGATTAGCAGTTAAAACGGGAGTTTTAAATTCAGGACTGTATTTATCACTTTTTACAATAAATTTTGTTGGTTGAATATAATCAATGTAATCCTTTACTTTTGCTATATTTGATTTTATTCCACTGATGCTTGCATCATTGGACAAATTGTTGTTTGACAACAATTTGTCTCTATAAAATTTATATTGCTCGTCCCTCGCCTTCAGCTCCGCCTTCAGCTCCGCCTTCAGCTCCGCTGAATACTCGGTAAATTTGTCAAGAATTTCAACTATTTTGTTTTGAATTTCAAGAGGTGGAATAGGGATTTCTAGATTTAAAATACCAGGCATATATGGGTGTTGAATGCCGCTTCCTCTATAGAAACTAAAAAGAAAATCTTTTATTGAGTGAAAAAAATAATAAATAAATTTTGTATTTAAAACATTAGTGTCAAATGATTGGCAAATTCTATTATCACTTGTTATGAATTTCCCTTTGAAATATTGAATATGCATAGTTGAAGAACCACCAGGAATTGCCACTATCTCTTGATCATAAATTTGGTTTTTATATTTTTCAGAAGAAGTAAAAAAGTTAGATGGAAATGTTGTAAGAATTTTTATATCGCCGTTTTCATCTTTTAAATTTTCGATATCTTTAGCAAATAAATATTCATATTTAACATTATTTTTTATTTGTTTCTCTTTAGATAAACCTGCGAATGTTTTGTCTCAAATAGTCACTTCATACAATTTCTTTTTAATAACTTTAGAATTGTTAGAAGCTAGCTCTTTTTCCATTAAATCTTCAAATAACTTCATTATTCTTCACCTTCAAGTTCAGCAATAATTTTATCAATTTCATCACGTAAAACAGCTTGACGAGCAACAATTTCTTTAAGTTCCGCATTAAGTTTTTTGATATCAATAACTTCTCTTGTATCTTCTTTTTCCACGTAAGAATTAACAGAAAGATTGTAATCGTTATCTTCAATTTCTTGTCTTGTAGCAACTTTACAATAGTTAAGAACGTCTTTTTTATCGTTGTAAATTTGTAAAATATCTTCAATATTTTGGTCTGTTAATTTGTTTTTCTTTGTTATTTTGACAAAGAAGCTTGATGCATCGATAAATTTAACACTTGAATCAAATCTATTTTTCTTTAACACCAAAATACATGTTTCGATGCTTGTTCCAAAAAATAAGTTGTCAGGAAGCTTAATAACAGCTTCAACATAGTTGTTTTCAACTAAATATTTACGGATTTTTTGTTCAGCACCTCCACGGTACATAATACCAGGGAAGCAGACAATCGCAGCAGTTCCGTCTTCAGATAAATTATAAAGAGCATGTAAAACAAAAGCTCAATCCGCTTTTGATTTAGGAGCAAGCACACCAGGACCTTGGTAACGAGGATCATTGATTAATGTTTTATCATCATTTTCATTTCAACCAATTGAATACGGAGGATTAGAAACAACAATGTCAAAAGGACCATATTCTTCACCTCTTGGATGAATTAAAGTATCATCACAGTACATTCTAAATTTATCAAATGGAATGTCGTGTAAAAACATATTGATCCGGCAAAGGTTATATGTTGTGACGTTTTTTTCTTGACCATAAATTCCGTTTTTGATATTTTCAGCACCTAAAAGTTTAACTGCTTGTAAAAGTAATGAACCTGATCCAGCACACATATCGTAGATTTTCTTAATTTTAGTTTTGTCTCCAATAGCTAATTTAACAAGTAATTTACTTACTTCTTGCGGAGTAAAATATTCACCACCACTTTTACCTGCATTTGAAGCATACATACCCATTAGATACTCATAAGCATCACCAAATAGATCAATAGTATTATCTTGTAAATTACCAAGATTCATACTTTCGATACCTTTTAAAAGTGAAGTTAAGGTTTTGTTTCTTTTAACTACTATATCACCTAATTTGTTGTTATTTACGTCAAAGTCTTGAAATAAACCTTTAAAGTCTTCCTCACTTGCTTTTCCTTTAGCTGAATCTTCAATTGAACGGAAAATTCTTTCAAGAGTTTCGTTAAGATTTTCGTTATTTTCTGCATTTTTTGAAACATTGACAAAAAGATCTTTAGGGTTAATAAAGAAACCTAAATCGTTTGTTATGCCGTCAATTGTTTCTTTATCAATCTCTCCTTGATATAATGCATAATCAAAATTTGGATCATCTTCTCTTGCTGATTCATTGATTTTATAAGTAATTTTTTCAGATAAAAAACGATAAAACATTCCGCCCAAAACATAGTTCTTAAAGTCTCATCCGTCAACGCTTCCTCTTAATTTATCTGCTATATTTCAAATTGTTTTTTGTAGTTCACTACGTTCTAATTCTTTCTTATTGTACATATTATGTTTCTCCTAATTATTAAATTGATTATAAATTAATAATTTAAATAAAGAATAGAAAACAAGCAATAAGCTGCTTGTGTTGTTGTTTTAGATTATTCAGGAAAAACTAAACCTTTAAATTTATCAAAAAGTTGTTTTAGTTTTTCATATACTGTATATCTTTTTGTATTTCTATTTTTATTAAAATAATTCTCTTTAATTGTTTTTCCTAGCCCTGGCCCTTCAAATCTAATTTCACCATTAACAAAAGAATCACTCATGTAATTTTCTGTCTCTTCTTTGTAAAGGTTCATTTCTTCAATAATATTTGTAAGTTCTTTATTGTACTCTTCTTCGGTATATTTATTTCAGCTGTTATTAATTTGATCTTCAA is drawn from Mycoplasmopsis glycophila and contains these coding sequences:
- a CDS encoding type I restriction-modification system subunit M, which encodes MYNKKELERSELQKTIWNIADKLRGSVDGWDFKNYVLGGMFYRFLSEKITYKINESAREDDPNFDYALYQGEIDKETIDGITNDLGFFINPKDLFVNVSKNAENNENLNETLERIFRSIEDSAKGKASEEDFKGLFQDFDVNNNKLGDIVVKRNKTLTSLLKGIESMNLGNLQDNTIDLFGDAYEYLMGMYASNAGKSGGEYFTPQEVSKLLVKLAIGDKTKIKKIYDMCAGSGSLLLQAVKLLGAENIKNGIYGQEKNVTTYNLCRINMFLHDIPFDKFRMYCDDTLIHPRGEEYGPFDIVVSNPPYSIGWNENDDKTLINDPRYQGPGVLAPKSKADWAFVLHALYNLSEDGTAAIVCFPGIMYRGGAEQKIRKYLVENNYVEAVIKLPDNLFFGTSIETCILVLKKNRFDSSVKFIDASSFFVKITKKNKLTDQNIEDILQIYNDKKDVLNYCKVATRQEIEDNDYNLSVNSYVEKEDTREVIDIKKLNAELKEIVARQAVLRDEIDKIIAELEGEE